In one Dermacentor variabilis isolate Ectoservices chromosome 4, ASM5094787v1, whole genome shotgun sequence genomic region, the following are encoded:
- the LOC142579990 gene encoding vesicle transport protein GOT1B isoform X2 — MFEITDFQKIGVGLAGFGVAFLFLGVLLLFDKGLLALGNILFLTGLAFVIGLERTFRFFFQRHKIRGTLAFFGGIAIVIFGFPLIGIIVESYGFILLFSGFFPVVINFLRRIPILGTLLNLPFIGPLMDRLSGDKGGSIV; from the exons ATGTTCGAGATCACAGACTTCCAGA AAATCGGCGTCGGCCTAGCCGGATTCGGCGTTGCCTTCCTGTTCCTGGGCGTCCTGTTGCTGTTTGACAAGGGCCTCCTTGCCTTAGGAAAC ATCCTGTTTCTCACTGGCCTGGCGTTCGTCATCGGCCTAGAGCGCACATTTCGGTTCTTCTTCCAGAGGCACAAGATTCGTGGCACGCTCGCATTTTTTGGTGGCATTGCCATCGTCATCTTTGGTTTTCCCCTAATCGGGATCATCGTTGAAAGTTATGGCTTCATCCTGCTCTTCAG CGGGTTCTTCCCCGTTGTGATCAACTTCCTCCGTAGGATACCCATCTTGGGCACTCTGCTCAACCTGCCATTCATAGGACCG TTAATGGATCGCCTTTCAGGAGACAAGGGCGGGTCGATTGTGTGA
- the LOC142579990 gene encoding uncharacterized protein LOC142579990 isoform X1, producing MVVTEARSAANLGLSQAAMVVESVRSAASNGVARAVTAVWSAASFSAGAVQAAKTATSAAAIGVAGAATSAKAGAERAVAQVARNAHSVASIRATEAAQAARSAAGPRTAAAVRAVSSAAELGTARAVQVLDAVQKHRANQKPADDLEAGRRKRPSPDRSSQRSSKNPKNSSAEGNREHKSKSP from the coding sequence ATGGTCGTGACGGAAGCACGATCTGCAGCGAACCTAGGGTTGTCGCAAGCGGCAATGGTGGTGGAAAGTGTGCGGTCTGCAGCGAGCAACGGCGTGGCACGAGCGGTGACAGCAGTATGGTCGGCAGCGAGCTTCAGTGCAGGTGCGGTGCAAGCAGCGAAGACTGCTACGTCTGCAGCCGCCATTGGTGTTGCCGGAGCTGCAACATCTGCAAAGGCTGGAGCTGAGAGGGCAGTGGCTCAAGTCGCCCGGAATGCCCACTCCGTTGCATCCATCAGAGCCACAGAAGCAGCACAGGCAGCACGTTCCGCAGCTGGTCcgcgcacagcagcagcagtccgCGCCGTCAGCTCTGCGGCGGAACTTGGCACTGCGCGAGCTGTGCAAGTCTTGGATGCCGTGCAAAAGCACAGAGCTAACCAGAAGCCTGCAGACGACCTAGAAGCCGGCCGCCGCAAGCGCCCATCGCCTGACCGAAGCAGCCAACGATCGAGCAAGAACCCAAAGAACAGCTCGGCTGAAGGAAATCGTGAGCATAAAAGCAAGAGCCCGTAA